In the Campylobacter lari genome, CTCGCATGCATTTTTAAGCATAGACATAATACTTCCAACGCCTGGATAAAGCCTTGAATTTTTCTTATAAATACTACTTTCATGCATTGCTATAGCTTGCACACCATTTTTAAGATACTCTATCATACTAGCAAAATCTTGAAATTTAAAATCATCATAACTTGCTAGTAAAAATGCTTTTGGATCTTTATAATCAAGCTCATAACCTAACTCTTGAAGTGAATCTAAAAATTCTTTTGCTCCAAAAGCTGCTATTTTACAAGGCTTTAAATGATCTTTTAAAACACAAAAAGGATCGATATAAACTTTTTCATTAATTTCAAAACCCAAATTTTGCAAATAATTTAAAAAATCTAATTTTTTGGTATTATTAGTGATAATCACATAAGGAATTTTTTCTTTATTTAAAGATTTAATGAGTTCTAAAGCACCATTTATAGGACTTTTATCATAATCTGAAATCAAAGTTCCCTGCACATCTAAAAACAACATTTCAATCCTTTAAAAAATCAAGCTCTAAAGCAATTTGATCCTCATAACTTTCTCTTTTTCTAATCATTCTTACCTTACCATTTTCACAAGCTAGCTCACATACTCTATTGCGAGTATTATAATTACTACTCATGCTAAAACCATATGCACCTGCGCTTTTAACTATGATCAAATCTCCTGCTTTTGTTTTAGCTAGTTTTCTATCTTTAGCTAAAAAATCTCCACTTTCACAAACCCCACCAACAATATCACAAAGGCTTTCTTCTTTATTTTTGCTCAAAAGCTTGATTTCATGATAAGCACTATATAAACTTGGACGCAATAAATCATTCATCGCCCCATCAACAACCACAAAACGCTTTTTATCATTAAATTTTTCATATAAAACTTTAGTAACAAACTCACCTGCATTTGCCACTAAAAATCTACCAGGTTCCATACCTATACACACATCAAGACCTTGTAAACTTGCTAAAATTCCTTGAGCATAATCATATAAATTTGGCTCTTGTTCATCTTTATAACAAACTCCTAAACCCCCGCCTATATCAAAGAATTTAATATTAATTTTCAAAGCTAAAAGTTCTTTTACTAATTTTGCAACAATCACTGAAGCTTCATGAATACTGCTTATATCAAGAATTTGAGAGCCTATGTGAAAATGCACACCAACTGGCTCTAAAAATTGTGAGTTTTTAGCATAAAGATACATTTTTTTAGCACTTTCTATATCTACACCAAATTTATTTTCATGCAAACCTGTAGAAATATAAGGATGTGTTTTAGCATCTACATTTGGATTTACTCTTATGCTTATACGAGCTATCTTTTGATTTTCTTTAGCAATTTGTTCTAAAAGAAGCATTTCTTCATAGCTTTCTAAATTTACATAAAGTATGTTTTGTTCTAAAGCATATTTTAACTCATCAGCACTTTTACCTACCCCGCTAAAAATAATTTTATAATTTTTAGCTCCTGCTTTTAAAGCTCTATAAATCTCGCCTGCGCTAACACAATCAAACCCACTATCTAAAGAAGCTAAAAGTTTTAAAACACTTAAATTAGAATTTGCTTTAACTGCATAAAAAATTTGTGATTTTCTTGCTTTAAATGCATCTTTTAACATTGTAAAACGTTCTTTGATTTTATCAAAATCATAAATATAAAATGGTGTGTTATATTCTTTTGCTAGTTTTAAATAATCCATAAAAACCTCACTTGTAGTTATTTGTGTTTAAAATAATAAAAACTTCCTATACTCATTAAAATAAATACTGGTAGCATTATACCAAGCTCTGGAAGTAAAATTTCATTTTCGCTCAATCTTGTTAATAAAAACAATAAACCCCAAACTAAAAGTATGCACACAAAAAACACAAAAGCTAAAAGTGCAAGATTAAAAAATCTTGCAGTTAAAGGAAAATAATAATACACAATAAGCATCAAAAATGGGGCAAAAAATGGTGTAAGAATTAAAGAATATAAACTTGTTCTAAGTGTATTAGTAGAAATATTTTGTTTTGCAAAAATCACCATACTTTCTAGTGCGTCTAAAATAGAATAAGAAGGATTACTCTCTACTAAAGAAATTCTTTCTAAAATTTTTGGAGAAAAGTCTTCTAAACCTTTAATATTTTTAAATTCTTCTATACTTAAACCCTCTTTTGAAACAATCAAATTTTGCGGTATATTAGTAGCCTTGGCATCATTTAAATCCCAAGAATCTCCATTAAATTTAGCAGTTTTTGCGTGGATTATGCTTTGAATATCTAAATTTTTTACATCAAAGATTTTTACATTATATAGGGTTTGAGAACTTGTTTTTTGTATATAAATAAATTTATCATTATATTTAATCAAAACTTCCCCGCCCTCTCTATCTACAACGCCACGCTTAAGAATATTACTTTTATATTCATCTGCATAAGCAAAGGAGCTAAAATTAAGTCCAACATAAACACAACAAAAAAACATAGCCCATAAAAAAGGATAAAAAATCACTTGATTTTTACTTAAACCCAAAGCATACAAGCTAACAAATTCATTCGAACGTATCATATTAAAAATACATAAAACCAAAGCAAGGACTATAGCTAAAGGTAGTATATAAGAAGCTGCTGAGCATGTTAAAAAAAATATATACAAAAGCTCTAAATTTGCACTTTTTGGTAGTCTATTGAAATTGAGCAAAAAATCAATCGC is a window encoding:
- a CDS encoding HAD-IIA family hydrolase; the encoded protein is MLFLDVQGTLISDYDKSPINGALELIKSLNKEKIPYVIITNNTKKLDFLNYLQNLGFEINEKVYIDPFCVLKDHLKPCKIAAFGAKEFLDSLQELGYELDYKDPKAFLLASYDDFKFQDFASMIEYLKNGVQAIAMHESSIYKKNSRLYPGVGSIMSMLKNACEFDYKVIGKPSKAFYESALNLLKQQDCNVSFEKTLIISDDFKGDLLGAYELGMQTALVLSGKISNTQGLDTTKLNFVYDSIKDYYISRFK
- the lysA gene encoding diaminopimelate decarboxylase, translating into MDYLKLAKEYNTPFYIYDFDKIKERFTMLKDAFKARKSQIFYAVKANSNLSVLKLLASLDSGFDCVSAGEIYRALKAGAKNYKIIFSGVGKSADELKYALEQNILYVNLESYEEMLLLEQIAKENQKIARISIRVNPNVDAKTHPYISTGLHENKFGVDIESAKKMYLYAKNSQFLEPVGVHFHIGSQILDISSIHEASVIVAKLVKELLALKINIKFFDIGGGLGVCYKDEQEPNLYDYAQGILASLQGLDVCIGMEPGRFLVANAGEFVTKVLYEKFNDKKRFVVVDGAMNDLLRPSLYSAYHEIKLLSKNKEESLCDIVGGVCESGDFLAKDRKLAKTKAGDLIIVKSAGAYGFSMSSNYNTRNRVCELACENGKVRMIRKRESYEDQIALELDFLKD
- a CDS encoding LptF/LptG family permease, which gives rise to MSIFFRYISSLYLKSFFILFFSLTFFFVAIDFLLNFNRLPKSANLELLYIFFLTCSAASYILPLAIVLALVLCIFNMIRSNEFVSLYALGLSKNQVIFYPFLWAMFFCCVYVGLNFSSFAYADEYKSNILKRGVVDREGGEVLIKYNDKFIYIQKTSSQTLYNVKIFDVKNLDIQSIIHAKTAKFNGDSWDLNDAKATNIPQNLIVSKEGLSIEEFKNIKGLEDFSPKILERISLVESNPSYSILDALESMVIFAKQNISTNTLRTSLYSLILTPFFAPFLMLIVYYYFPLTARFFNLALLAFVFFVCILLVWGLLFLLTRLSENEILLPELGIMLPVFILMSIGSFYYFKHK